The Myxococcus fulvus region CAAGCAAGCCCTGCGCCGCCTCCTCTTCGCGGGGGGCGTGGTCGCCACGGCCGCCTGGCTGGGGAGGAGGGAGACCCGAGGGCGGCTCGGCGCACGCGTCGCCCACGCACTGGGCGTGTGAGGCACACATTGTCGTCACGGGGCGAGTCCCTCGTGTCCCGTGACCGGGCCATGACACGGCCCGGGGAAAGTCCGGCCGCCATGACCGACATCGCCGTCCTCGTCAACTTGCGCGCACGCCGTGGCTCCGAGGGAGTCGGCGGCCTGGTGCAGCGCTTCCTCCCCCGTGCCCGCGTGGCGCTCACCCGCTCGCTCGACGAGGCCCGTCACTGGATTTCCGACAACCTCCGGCCCAACCCGCCCTCCCTCCTCCTGGCCGGCGGCGGCGATGGCACCATCACCGGGCTGCTCAATGAGCTGCGCGCGGCGGGCGTGGCGCTGCCCGCCATCGGCGTGCTGCCCATGGGCACCGGCAACGCCTGGGCCCGAGTGACGGGCGCCCCGAAGCCCTCCGTGGCGCTCAAGCAGATCGCCGCGATGAAGAATGATTTGCCGCCCCTGCGGCCCTTCTCGCTGGTCCGCGTGGACGGCAAGGTGGCCCCCTTCGCCGGCACGGGCTGGGACGCGGAGATGATTCAGGACTTCAAGGATCAGCTCGCGGCTTCCGGCCCCCTGCGCAGCCAGCAGGCCGGCCTGCGTGGCTACCTCACCGCGATGTTCACCCGGACGGTGCCCCGGCACATGTTCGGCGGCGGCAACCCCCGCGTGTCCGTCTACAACATGGGCGACGCGGCGCTCACCGTGGACGCGAAGGGCCACGTGGTCCCCGTGCCCAACAGTGAGAAGGGCGCGCTCTTGTACGAGGGCCCCGCGGGCGTGGCCGGCGCCGCCACGACGCCCGAGTGGGGCTTCGGCTTCAAGGCCTTCCCCTTCGCCCAGAAGGTGCCGCACCGGCTCTCCGTGCGCGTCTACGGCGCGGGCGTGCTGGAGGCCACGCGCAACATGTTCAAGCTGTGGCGCGGCGAGCACCCGCTGCCGCACATGAACGACTGGTTCGTGCAGAAGCTGCGCATGGACTTCGACCGCGAGGTGCCCTTCCAGATGGGCGGCGACGTCATCGGCCTGCGGCGCTCGGTGGAGTTCGACCTGGCCGGGGAGAGCGTGCAACTCGTCGACTGGCACAAGCTGTCGCGCATGGTGAAGGCGTAGCGGCGGGCGTTAGGCTTCCAGCTCATGGAAGCCGCGCAGGCGCTGTTCCCCCGGGTCGAAATCGTCTCGAGAGCCAAGGCCATCCAGCGCCTCATGTCCCCCAGCCGGCGGGGGGAAGTGGGGTGTCTGGTCTCCATTGGCGCTCCGGACCAGCGCCCGCCCCGGGGCTTCCTCGGTGTCGAGCGCAGGCTTCGCCTCTTGTTCCATGATGTGGAGCGGGACGAAGGGGCCTTCCTCGCGCCCTCGGACGAAGACGTGGCGCGCCTCATCCAGCTCGCGCACGAGCTGGTGGGCTCGACGTGCCTGGTGCTGGTGCACTGCGAGGCGGGCATCAGCCGCTCCACCGCGTCCGCCCTCACCCTGTTCGCCGTCTGGTTGGGGCCGGGGTACGAGGAGGAGGCCGTGGCTCGGGTCTTCCAGCTCGTCCCCGAGGCCTGGCCCAACGAAACGCTGGTGAGGCTGGCCGATACGCGGCTGGGGCGTGAAGGCCGGCTGGTCGCCGCCGTGGAGCAACGCATCGCCGCGCGGGGTGGTGGCTGCCGGCCGTGACGGCCCCCGGCCGCGCGTTGACTCGGGTGTGCTCCGGACACTATGCCCACGGTCCGTGAGCCACACCTACGAGTACCCGAGACCGGCGTTGACGGTGGACTGTGTCGTCTTCGGCCTGGATGACGACGACCTGAAGGTGCTGCTCATCCAGCGCGGCGTGGAGCCGTTCCAGGGACGCTGGGCCCTGCCCGGCGGCTTCGTGCGCATGGACGAGTCGCTGGACGAGGCGGCCCGGCGCGAGCTCGAGGAGGAGTCCGGCATCCGCCCCGGGCACCTGGAGCAGCTCTTCACGTTCGGCGAGCCGGAGAGAGACCCTCGGGGCCGCGTCGTCACGGTGGCGTACTTCGCCCTGGTGAAGCTCAGCGCGCACACCCTGCGCGCGGCCACGGATGCGCGCGAGGCGGCGTGGTTCTCCGTCTGGGACACGCCCAAGCTGGCGTTCGACCACGCGGACATCCTCACCACCGCGCTCCAGCGCCTCAAGGGCAAGGTGCGCTACCAGCCCATCGGCTTCGAGCTGCTGCCGCCCAAGTTCACCCTCACCCAGCTCCAGCGCCTGTACGAAATCGTCCTGGAGCGCGAGCTCGACAAGCGCAACTTCCGCAAGAAAATCCTGGCCATGGACCTACTCGAGGAACTGGACGAGGTGGAGCAGGACGTCTCCCACCGCGCCGCGCGCCTCTACCGGTTCGACCACAAGAAGTACCGGCAGCTGGAGAAGGCCGGCTTCAACTTCGAGCTCTGAGCCCCCTGGAAGCCCCCTCCCCGGAGGACGAGACGCGCTCGCGTTGACATCGTGTAGTTTCGACACTATGTTGGTGTCGTAGATACAC contains the following coding sequences:
- a CDS encoding diacylglycerol/lipid kinase family protein; translated protein: MTDIAVLVNLRARRGSEGVGGLVQRFLPRARVALTRSLDEARHWISDNLRPNPPSLLLAGGGDGTITGLLNELRAAGVALPAIGVLPMGTGNAWARVTGAPKPSVALKQIAAMKNDLPPLRPFSLVRVDGKVAPFAGTGWDAEMIQDFKDQLAASGPLRSQQAGLRGYLTAMFTRTVPRHMFGGGNPRVSVYNMGDAALTVDAKGHVVPVPNSEKGALLYEGPAGVAGAATTPEWGFGFKAFPFAQKVPHRLSVRVYGAGVLEATRNMFKLWRGEHPLPHMNDWFVQKLRMDFDREVPFQMGGDVIGLRRSVEFDLAGESVQLVDWHKLSRMVKA
- a CDS encoding NUDIX hydrolase, with amino-acid sequence MSHTYEYPRPALTVDCVVFGLDDDDLKVLLIQRGVEPFQGRWALPGGFVRMDESLDEAARRELEEESGIRPGHLEQLFTFGEPERDPRGRVVTVAYFALVKLSAHTLRAATDAREAAWFSVWDTPKLAFDHADILTTALQRLKGKVRYQPIGFELLPPKFTLTQLQRLYEIVLERELDKRNFRKKILAMDLLEELDEVEQDVSHRAARLYRFDHKKYRQLEKAGFNFEL